A region of the Carya illinoinensis cultivar Pawnee chromosome 16, C.illinoinensisPawnee_v1, whole genome shotgun sequence genome:
CCTAGTGACTTTAGCCCTAGTATTAGTAGAATCATAAAATACGGATCTTTCATATACTTCCAAGGTGGCAAGTTATAGGGCATTAATATGACAAACCAAGTACTATGAGAAGTGCtgatgttgccaaatggattaaaaccatcTATTGCTAAAACAAGATGTACATTGCGAGGTTTTTCAGCAAATCATGGATACTTGACGTCAAATTTCTACTATTGTGATGAATCTGCAGGATGCAAGAGGAAGTTTTCATTTTAGCctctttctgtgtgatgccaagATATATCTTCACAGTCAACAGGGACGTAAACAATCTTTGAAGTTGAGGAATCAATGAAAAATGTCTTAACACTTTTTGGGGTACATTACGTTTATTAGATATCCATCTTAACTCATGACACACTAGACATGAATCAAATTCTGCATATTGTCGCCAAAAGAGAATATaattgtgataccccgtttttacgtgtattttattaaatgaatatttaaaattattataattagtggttcttttattttaaattaaacgtgtttttcatattattgttttatgatttttaagttgtgagatttaaataatgtgttttcttgatattaataattacttcgcatttaaattactctctagctcgaattattttattgttgagctttaactattttatgttataaatattgaattgtagtgttttatttggattttatttattttaatgtgctctttattttaaaatagtttattgttgaattctaatatttattttataaagtcattgtgtttaaattatttcatttgatttgtcattttaaaattcattttaattgtatttatttagttgtgaaatttattttgaggtactttcttaatattaattattatttcgtgtttaaattgctgtttaatttaatttagtttatttttgtatttaaaattttgttgatagtttttactagttattattatattttagcaaggtaatgtttataaattattttatttaatttatagcttttacaattattttcgttggatcaatttCTGGACCCTagatgtgaggattggacctcatttctttcccttcctttttctttttcctttctttttcttctttctttttatttcttcctcCTTATTTCTCTGCAGCCCATGCGACGTCTCCCCCACTCCCTCTCCGTCAATTTTTCATCTGCCCAGAACCATCGCCCACTACTACTGTGAgctacaccacccccaccagtTTCTTTCCCTCTGGCCGGTGAatatccccaccaaatttcagccCCATATGAGCCGCCGTTAAGCCACACGCACCACTCTAAGACGAAGCGTTCTTGAGATCCAGCGCaaccgtcgttccacctccggccaccacttctttaCCACTTAATCACtaacctcttgccgacctaaacacCCATTTCCAGCTTTGATCCGTCGCCAGAGCAACctccacgagctcaacttcgttTTCGCCTTTTTCACTTCCACTGCCCTTTTTGCCTCCACCCACGaccaaccctcacttccactagcttcataaacagcTCTAagtcatttcctatcaatcccaagccttggtttgtcctcattcaaaagtgggtatttataacccacgaccatagtgtattttgcactgttacgttgcttttcctctacCTTTTACAGATCGttgatcctccaaaaattattatatagcgctgtaagtatttttcaaacttcattttagatttaaatatattatttcttttacaataaattctgattggttggttatttcggactgagtctgaggagtcgggggtcggatgaattTTGAAGACAAAGTTATTTGTTTGTtattgatgttgagatttgttggttaatttgtgtcttgatgtgtgcattacatggagcatgcatgttcatgtttaaaaaggaaaaattggatttttcgcataatggcatacatgtacatgtgttgaataatgaaaactaggttttcatgcataaatggatttttgggtgcgtgtatatcacgaccccaagctgagatgggacattatcttggtggagctcctctggtcactcaagagtgcaatatactgagtgacatctcctgggttgtcgctaggtaACAAAGGGAGAGGAtgagatggtaacgctctcgtactgACTCTGTGCCTCATCTGCTGATAGGGGCTAGAAGATACTTGGCTATGTACGCGCTGGGCgcaaaactgggcatcgctcattatgaagtcacacgcattgtcattacccatggtgtgacgaagggagccaGGTTATGCAGATGACcgctaggggaggtcatggtgcattcggttatgaaaaattgaaatttatatgagaattggattttgggccattttctaggaaaatggcgaggaaaagttttatagaaaatattttgggcgaaatgtgacttttggcatgagttttAAAGGAATTATTTTTGGGATGAGTTTTAAAGGAAttatttttgggtcaaatgtgatttttggcttgagttggaaaagaaatatttttgagaaaggttaattttttatctcatgCGTATGGCATCTTTTCATGCACatttttgagtttaatgtatttttatcttgtggtgtttggattattacttacctgcagcaccatttttggtaccgtagattttgatgcagaagttgaggaggaggaggctgagcttgaggaggcggcttcgccagattattgatttggagttgttttatttttgaaaattattttacttgcttttatgttatgtaatttggatttgaaacaatgttaaacttgtaatattttattacgcttgttttaagcgagtttgtatttaaacaagattctggtacttagttgtaagacttttattatcctctGAGTGGTTTTattgtacacgtgttgcatatacacacattttGCATATACATCACATGGGCTGAGAAACTTACGGATCACATACCCAAAGAATGTTAGAAAATTCTAAACCAAAATTTGAATTGACTAACATAAGAGTTTAAACTGAATATAtctgccatatagatgatataATCTCatactgtccactttggacaattcaagagttgtaccTTTGGCTACAACTCTTGAACGAGTCTAAGGtttaattacatataaaaataactctGAAATCCATCTAGCTCCTAACTAGTAAACCAAGCCCCTAGTAAACCAACTCCTACATCTATCACATTCCAAATcaccaataatatatattagaaccCCATTATGTATTAAGTATTAGAACTAAGCTTTGAACCCCATTATCTATTAAGTATTAGAACtaagatttatttaattatacattttaGCTTTTAACCCCTTtatcttttaagtattaattctaatttaagtattaatgtccatcttatgtttctaattttttaattataccttacagcttttaataaataatctccaaACCATGAAATTTGAGTTTAAGCATTACAACATAGAAGGACACCTGTTCGAACACTTCAATATCCTTTCGAACAAGATAATGCGTTCGAATGGGAAATCATTGTGTTCAAATGGGTGCAACCTCGATTCCAGACGCAAAACAAAGCCAAACACAATCTCAGAGAACACATTCATGGGATAAACACAAACTTATGAGATGCATATTTCACAAACATTGTACAAACACAGATATATTTTCATATTCCCATAtccaaacacaaatatattttcatatttctcacatccaaacacaaatatattcTTCTAACCCTAATCCTTTGTtcaaaaatagaagagaaaataattaatttgagttGAAGAGaacataaatttgatttttttaataaaataatcacatgataatagaatttttttttttttttttttataggaacaAACATCTTCATTAGAGAAAAAATGATTACAGacatttatcaaaccataaggcttgagaaagaaagtctGGAATATTatcccaccacatttcaatatccTCCACTCTTCAAGCATTTCTAGCAAGTAGATGAGCAGCTCTATTGCCCTCTCTATACACATGAACAAAAGAAACACTTGAAAAACAATTACATAACCTTTTCACTTCTGAAAACAAATTTCCAAGCATAGAATTTGCCATATCTTCCTATTGCAAAGATTGAACAAGGAGCAAACAATCACTCTCCACCACAAGAGCCGAGATTCCCATTGAAACACACAGCTTCATGCCTCTAAAAACTGCTAGGAGTTCCACGGTTTCAGGTTCTTCTACATCTACTTCAATTTTTGAAACAGCCATTAGAACTTGCCCAATTGAGTCTCCCAAAATAGCACCAATACCTGCTTTATGAGCATCTGAAAAAATGGCACCATCGATATTAAGTTTCAGCACACCAGCTGGGGGAGCTTTCCAGCTAAAGTGAGTTCGGGCCTGCATCCGAGTTTTAACAACCACAGTTTTATAACTATGTAACAGACCCAATGAATGGGAAATGACATGAGAAGGAGACAGGATCTTGTGATCAAATTCAAGtttatttctcctaaaccagAAATCCcatgcaaaacagaaaaatcttGCCAAATTAGACATATCTTTTCTAGCAACAAACTGCATAGCCAACTCAGAAACACTACATGGAATAAGATTATTCAACATTGGCAAAAAAATGAGCCCAAGAAGCTTGCACCTGATCGCAAGTGTAAACTGCATGCAATAAGTCTTCAATCGGGTAAGAACAGAACCTGCAACAAGCATCCTTAAGCACCTGTTTCTGCATCAATTTGGCTTTAGAGGGAAGACTATCCATACAAGCTCTCCATgcaaaaactttaattttattaggaACCGGCATCTTCCATAAGGCTTTCCACAAATTCTGCTGACTTCTAACAGTAGAAGGTTCTGAAGTCTCAAGCCGAGAGAGGTCCATAATCAATCTATAGCAGCTTTTAACCGAAAACATTCCATTTCTTTCAAAgttccatattaatttatctgcTGTACCTCTCGGAAacaccataattttcatgatttcattCACTAaacttggattgaagagagttcCGAGTTTTTGAAAATCCCATCCCAGATTATCAACCTGAAAAATCGAGGCCACAACATCCTCCCTATGAGTCTCGACTACCCCATGTTCTAAGGCCAAGCTTTGATGACCTGGTACCCATTTATCAAGCCATAAATTGACCTTTTGCCCATCCCCAATCCTCCATATACAACCCTCCTTCAGCCAATGTTTAGCCTCCCAAATACTCCTCCATGTATATGATGGACAATACCCAACTTGGAATCTAAAAAACTAGACTTAGAGAAGTACCGAGCTTTGAGAAGCTTATGTAACACCGAGTTAGTATTCTGCAATAAACGCCAACCTTGTTTAGCCAAAAGAGCCAggttgaaaaatcttaaatttttaaaacccaaACCACCTCTACTCTTAGCTTCACACATCTTATGCCAACTAACCCAATGAATCcttctttcctctcttttttgcccccaccaaaagtttGACATAAGACCCTCAAGTTCAATACAAAAAGAAGCAGGCAATAAGAAACAACTCATCGAATAAGTTGGAATCGAAAGAGCTACAGCCTTTAATAAAATCTCCTTCCCCCCTTGAGACAAtaatttttccttccaactttGCAATTTTTGCCAAACCCTTTGCTTTATAGATTGAAATGCCCTGGTTTTTGATCTACCCACTATTGGAGGCAAACTGAGATACTTTTCATACTACTGGATTTCCCCATTACCCCACAACAAATGGATCTCTTGCTGTAACTCATGACTGAGATTGTTGCTAAAAACCATAGAtgttttttccttattaatttTCTGCCCAGAAACTTGCTCATAAACATCTAACACCTCTTGTACCCTCCTATTCTCTTCCACATCCGCCTTACAAAAAATAACACTATCATCCGCAAAAAGCAAATGATTGATGTTGGGAGCATTTCTACAAATTTTCAGACCAGAAATATCCTTTCTTACCCCAGCAGCATTCAGCAAAGAAGAAAGGCCTTCAgtacaaaaaaggaaaagataaggggataaaggatccccttgtctcaaccccCGAGTAGGAATAATAGGCCCTTTCGGAACTCAATTGACTAAAACTGAAAAAGAAACTGTTTTAACACAATACATcaccaaagaaataaaactcgACTGAAAACCCATAACTTCCATCACCTTTTGAATAAAGCACCATTCAACCCTATTgtatgccttgctcatatccaacttcaaaGACATATACGCTTGACTCCCAGTCTTCTTATGCTTTAGGTAATGTATCAATTCATAAGCAATTAATACATTATCCGTAATTAAACGACCCAGAACAAAGGCACTTTGACTATCCCCAATAATACAAGGCAAAACAGCTTTCAAACGATTAGCAATGacttttgatataattttataggccacattacacaaactaatgGTCTATAATCAGCAACAACAGAAGGGCATTTCTTCTTAGGAATAAGAGAAATATGGGTATGGTTTAGAGAAGGAGGAAAAACACCCGAATTTAAAGCTTGAAGGATCACGCCCTTCATGGAAGTTCTACCATATGCCAATATTTCCGAAAGAATGTAGGAGACATTCCATCAGGCCCTGGCGCCGAAGAGGGATTCATTTCTGACAGCGCATTCCACACTTCAGCTTCAATAAACTATTGACTTAGTTCCAAATTCATAGCTGGTGTAACCCGATCAGCAAGAGCTTCTAGAAAATCTGTGGATCTACTTGGATTAGAACTCTCAAAGAGAGCTCCAAAATAGTCTAACAGAATTTTATCAAACTGAACGCCAGTTCACCACACACCATCCCCATCTTTTAATTTATCCAGcctattctttcttcttctctgagTAGCCTTCatgtgaaaatattttgagttgttATCTCCCTCTTTCAGCCACAAAGCTTTTGAACGTTGTCTCCACATAACCTCGTCTCGCTCCAACCATTTCTGAAAATCTTCTCGAGCCTTGATATGATCAGTTTTGCATTCTCCTGTTGGATCCGAGACACTTAGCATTTCCATATTCAGCCTAGCCAACTTCAATTGCTTCTACACATTACCAAAACAATTCTTGTTCCAAAAATTCAGTTGAATCCCACACTCCttaatattatgtataataCGATCCATATCATGACCCCCTTCTACTCCCCTCCAATTAGCTTTAATTATATCCTCACAACCCTTTTCCCCTACCCACATTTCTTCAAAGTGAAAAGGGTGTTTAAAATGCCCATGATTGCTATCAGCTTCAGTATTCACCCAGATGGGGGAGTGATCGGAATAAGCAGCCACACCATGAGAGACACATGCAGATTGGAAAAAATTGCACCACGGTTGGTTTGCCAGTACACAATCAAGTCTCTCACAAATACACCACTCACCTCCTCTACCATTTCTCCATGTAAATTGATTTCCTTTAAACCCAAAATCCTTGAGCGAACATTCATCAACCACATCCCGAAAAGCATTTATCTGCTAGTTTGGCCGAGGTAAACCACCACATTTCTCATCATGATGCAAtacttcattaaaatccccaataACCATCCACGCCTCCCCATCTCTTCTATTTAAATGACGGAGCACATCCCAAGTTTTAAAACATTGAGAAACTTCCGGAAAACCATAAATACCCGTAAGGTACCAAGTGCCAATACCCATAACATCATCAACCCGAGCATCAATATGGCAAACCGAATAATTCATAATAGATAAAGAAATATCCCTACCCCACAATAAAGCAAGACCCCCTTTCCTTCCATTACTATCAACAACTAAACAATTCACAAAACCCAATTTAAATTTGCATACCTCAAATTCCTTTGCAGTCAGACGCATTTCCTGGAGAAATAGAATATCAGGAACTTCTCTCCGCACCAAATCACAGAGAGTTCGAATGcctcgtgggttcccaagcccacggacATTCCAGTTGACAATTTTCATTGCCTTCGGCGGGGCTGAGCAACAGCCACCGCCGATATGAAATCATCTCCCTGAAGAGATTCAGGCAATTTACCCCATGAAGAGGCTCCACGTTTGGTCGGTCTTCCCTTGTCATTTTTATCAGGAGAACCAGCTTTCCGTTTCAGTGATAGGGTTGAAGAAGGAGAGCCCTTATCTGCAGAATGAGTAGCTGATGAAATACTTGACATCCGCTTCCATTTCCTACTAGAAAAACCATCAGGCCAATCCACCTTTGCTGGGTCTTGACCTACATTGCCCAGCCCGTAACAAACAATACGAGCCCCATTAGGTTCCACAGCTTGGAAGGACTCCTTCGAACATGGCTTTGTTTGTAAAGCAGGCCCAGTCCCATTCGCACGATGGTCCTTTAACACACTTATCTTTTCATTAAGAAAGCCAAGCCcatcacccaaaccaagccCATCCGGTTTAGAACCCTTATCAGTATTCGAAACATCCTTTGAAAGGGGAACATCCGTTTTAGGATTTTCATCAAACATATGATATACCCCCTCACCAGAATTTAGAATCGTATCATCACCAATAACCGTTTCCCCATTTGTTGATAACGGCCCAATCCCAACAAAAACATAACAGTCAGGGGCATTTTCCTTTAATTCCTTGATCTGCACCGAGAAATTAGGAGACGTTTCATCCCGTTTTCCAACTGCTGCAATGTCCCCTGAGACAAGAGATGCTGGTGGAGAAGAGAAGTAAAGATCCCTCTCACGATCTAATCTCTCATAGTCGCTCTCCCTCGCGCTCTCTCAATCTCAAGAACAATTAAGCAGAATGTCCAGCACGTTTGTGCTGCTGGAAGTCTTATTTCTTAATTTcccattcgaacgttatttacTAACCGTTCGaacccaaaaatagaaaaacaaaaaaatttcccGCTTGATCAATTCAGCACACAACCATTTGAACGTCAATTATAGtatgttcgaacggttaattGAAAGTGTAATATGGCTCAAATTGATCCCGCCATAGCTTGTCAATGGCGCCAACATATTATATACATTCGAACTCCATAAATTGCCATTCGAACATATAATTACCTGTTCAAACAGTCATATTAGGCAATTCAAAcgtgagatatatatatatatatatatatatctaattttattactatatatataattataagttaataagtataatataatttaagaaTATAGTAGAACATAAGGATATAGTAGTGTACAAGACTATATACTTATACAGTACACCCATATAAGTATTATAAGTATGTTATATAAGAGTacattatataagtatattacatatataagtatattatatattttttattttttttattttttagataacaACGAAAACTTTCCTACGTAAAAAACTTTCCTTATACGCTTTGCTAGAGTTCTCTCGTTTTGGCTCTGCTAGGTGCGTCTGTTTGCCTGCATGGCGGCCTCTGATGGCCCGCCGCCCATGTCAGCCTCGATCAGGTCCTTCGCCGATCTAGTATCTACGGTGCCTCAACCTCTGCCGGAGATGGAGGTTCCTTTCCGTCAGCCAAAAACCATTGATGGTGAGCTGGTATTCACATTTTCAGCAGAGGAAATTGACAAACTTGCCCAGCCGTTTCGGTTTTCCATTATTTTGAAATTCCTTAGGCAGAGGCCCTCCCTAGATGCAGTGAGATCTTTCATTCGCAGTCGGTGGGGGTTGTCTAGCATGCCTGTTGTTTCAACGATGCAGCGTCCATGACACGTTTTCGTTCGGATGGCTAACGAGATGGATTATAATAAAGCCTTGTCCAGAGAATCATGTGAGGTTAATGGGATCTTCTACAGGCCTTTTGCATGGACACCAGACTTCGATGAAAACTATGAACCACCGTGTGTACCGGTTTGGGTGTTTTTGCCTGGATTTCCACCGAGCTTTTACCATGTTAAAAATGATCACAGCTCCTATTGGTAGGTTCATTAGATGTGATAATTCCACTACGTGTGCTACACGTACAGATGGTGCTCGGGTATGCTTAGAAGTCGATTCTTCAAAGGCACCAATTAATTATTTCTGGATTGGTAAGCATGGGGTCCTGAGAAGTAGAAGGTAGGAGATCATATTTGAGACTTTGCAGGCATACTGCTCCAAGTGTAAATGTCAAGGACATAATGCTCTAACATGCTGCAAGGAAAATGACCAAAAGAAACATATGAAAGGCTCAAAGAAATGGGTAAAGATTGATGTGAAACCTACGGATGATAGGGTGACCGATTTAGAGAATATGGGAAATCCTGAGAAAGAGGTGCAAAAGGACGATTTGGTGCCTCATGAAGTTGCTGCAGTGGCCGAGAATCCCCCTATGTTGAAGTCTGATATTATTGGGAAGGAGGTACTGGATGATGAAACTGGAAATGGGCACACTGCTAGCATGGAGATGCAGAATATTGCTCAGGTCTCTCGGCATGCAACAGCCCAGGTTTATGTAGGGGAACCGAGTTCTTCTAATGGACATCTAGGTCAAGAGTTTGAACATGGTGAGGCGTTGATGAGTGAAATGCGTGTGGAGAAAAGTGTTGTCTCGGTGTTGGGTCTCATAGATAAGGAAGGGAGGTCTAAAGATATTCCTTCTTTTCAAATCACGGAACTTATGGAGGATGGGTCCAGCTTGAATGATGAGATGATGATACCGGATAATGATGGTGAGCATGTGGAACATCTTATTTCTATAGGATGTAATGATGGGGGTAACAAAGAGTTGGCTGAGGAAACACAATCGGACCATGAAATTGAGAGAGTTAGTATGAAAGAGGATATGCAAAAAGACTATTGTATGGACTCGGAAGGCATGACCAAAAAAGCAGGTAAGTTTCTGAAAAGAAATTCTACCTGGGCTATTACTCGTCCTAATAagttgaatttatgattagtccaATTTATTTTGGAACATACGGGGAGTTCGCTCTTCCAGGTTGAGGTTGAGgaatattcttaaaaaattcaagcctaagaTTATTGCTTTAGCTGAGCCTTTTTTGAGGGAAGATAAAATTTCCACTCTTTTGGGGAAGTATAAATGTGATAGTTTTGTCACTAATGAGAGACATAGTGGGAAAATATGGCTGTTGTGGAACTCTGATATCTCTATACAGTGGTTGAATGGGTCGAACCAATTTGTTTCTATGAAAGTTGAGGAGAATGggtttgtttttattcttaCTATATTCTATGCTAAGTGCAACCCTGTTGAAAGGAAGAATCTTTGGGAAGATTTGGTTGAGCTGAGTAATGGAAATCTTCCATGGATTCTATACGGCGATTTCAACATTATCAGAGAGGACTCGGAATGACGGGGGGGTCACCCCCGACCTTTTACGGCTATGGGGGACTTTAATATTTGCCTTCAAAACTGCGGTGTTATGGATATGAAATCACAAGGCGCGTCGATGACTTGGTG
Encoded here:
- the LOC122298961 gene encoding uncharacterized protein LOC122298961 is translated as MDLSRLETSEPSTVRSQQNLWKALWKMPVPNKIKVFAWRACMDSLPSKAKLMQKQVLKDACCSVSELAMQFVARKDMSNLARFFCFAWDFWFRRNKLEFDHKILSPSHVISHSLGLLHSYKTVVVKTRMQARTHFSWKAPPAGVLKLNIDGAIFSDAHKAGIGAILGDSIGQVLMAVSKIEVDVEEPETVELLAVFRGMKLCVSMGISALVVESDCLLLVQSLQ